GCATCTATCTGGATGATGTTGACGATGCGCTCAACAAGATCGATACCCAGGTCTCCGGCAATATCCTCAGCACCATGTGGTGGATCGCCGGCATCGCCATCCTCAGCGCACTGGTGGTCGGCGCTTCCGGGCTGGTGCTGAATATCAGCGAACACCGCGTCGCTGACGCCAAGCTGAAGGTGTTGGCGCAGCGCGTGGTGCGCTCGCAGGAGGAGGAGCGCGCCAGGCTGTCACGCGACTTGCACGATGGCATCAGCCAGTGGCTCGTGTCGATCAAGCTGCAGGTCGAGGCCGGCATCGCCAAGCTCGACAACGGTCCGCAGCATGCCGCCGCAGCCAGGACCAACTTCGAACGCACTGCCGGCCAACTCAACGATGTGCTGGGCGAAGTGCGCCGCATCTCGCACGACTTGCGGCCCGCCATCCTCGATGACCTGGGCCTGGCGGCAGCGCTCGGCCACCTCGGCCAGGAATGGCAGGCGCACGCCGGCACTCCGATCGATTTCAGCGTCTCCGGCAACACCGATGACATGCCCACCGTGGTCAATACAGTGCTGTTCCGCATCGCCCAGGAAGCCCTGACCAATATTGCCCGCCACGCGCAAGCCAAGCAGATCGTCATGCACTTGCAGGACGATGGACAAGCAATTACGCTAACCGTGCACGACGATGGCGTCGGCTTTGACATGGCGCAGATCGACGGCAATCCAAAACGCGGCATCGGCCTGCGCAATATGGCGGAACGGCTGGAAGCGGTCGGCGGTAAACTGGAAGTGAGTTCATCGTCAGCGGGCACCACTGTGCTCGCCACAATCCCCCGATCCCAATTGAAAGCGGCGTAACGCTGCGCCTCACAGAAAAGAATCAATGTCCGATCAACCATCCACCAAAATCATGCTGGTCGACGACCACCCGCTGGTGCGCGACGGCCTGCGCGCACGGCTGGAGGCGGTGCCGCATTTCGACATCGTAGCCGAGGC
This DNA window, taken from Collimonas arenae, encodes the following:
- a CDS encoding cache domain-containing protein, whose protein sequence is MKLRQKIIFLAIVPLILALCAIALAVRHQAISLGQQQRATIQAAYLASKEAELNHYVALATRSIAHLYDSGRNDQATLDQAKAILAKLSYGDDGYFFVYDMQGNNLMHPRQPELVGRNLWGMKDANGSLTIQHLIERARNGGGFERYLWTKPSSHHVAPKLGYVVPLPKWGWMLGTGIYLDDVDDALNKIDTQVSGNILSTMWWIAGIAILSALVVGASGLVLNISEHRVADAKLKVLAQRVVRSQEEERARLSRDLHDGISQWLVSIKLQVEAGIAKLDNGPQHAAAARTNFERTAGQLNDVLGEVRRISHDLRPAILDDLGLAAALGHLGQEWQAHAGTPIDFSVSGNTDDMPTVVNTVLFRIAQEALTNIARHAQAKQIVMHLQDDGQAITLTVHDDGVGFDMAQIDGNPKRGIGLRNMAERLEAVGGKLEVSSSSAGTTVLATIPRSQLKAA